GTAAAATTCCGTGTTGTTCGAATAAAATATCCATCGCTTCCCGAGTACCGGAGCCGTGCTCACGTACAATCCAAGTCTCCTTCTCCAAATCCGTCAACTCGAGCGATTCCTTCCTATTTGCAAACGGGTGGTCGACAGAACTGACGATTACCATGGCGTCTTCAGCAAAATCCTCTACAATGAGCCTTGCCGCATTGAAATTCCCTTCCACAATGCCTATATCGAGCTGGTGGCTTGCGACGAGATCGGCAACGGTTGCCGTATTGCCGATTTTTACGGTCGGTTGGATATCGGGATAAGTCTGTTGCAAAGTGGCGATAATGCGTGGCAACACGTATTCTCCGAATGTATAACTTGCACCGATCGACAATGGCCCGCTCGCCTTATTCGCCAGATCATCGACAAGGTTTTGCATTTTTGTATACAAAGCAAGAATTTCCTTCGCATGATGGTAGACGATTTCCCCGGCCTTGTTGAGGCGTACGTATTTATTCGTACGCTCCAGCAGTCTTGCCCCAATCTGTTCCTCAAATTGACGGATATATTGGCTCACTGCCGGCTGGGTCATATGATGCTCTTCGGCAGCACGTGAAAAGCTTTCTTTTTCCGCTACCGTAACGAATACTTGAAGTCGTTGGTCCATATCCATCACTCCTTGCGTTCAATCATATCATTTTCCTTATCATTGGTATTATTATAATTTATTTTACTTATGTAATGGGGCATATTAGGCTTAGACAGGAGGTGGTACAATTGGTTGAAAAGAAGAGTACGAATGAAAAAAGCATGTGGATCTCCGGGATTGCATTCACATTTTTTATTGCATTTTTAGGTTTTTTATTAGCGAAAGTACCTGGATTCAATCACATCGGACAATTGGCGAGCGCCATCATCATAGCTGTTGCGTATCGGCAATTATTCGGTTATCCTGAAGCTCTTCGTGGCGGAATCACATTTTCATCGAAAAAGCTGCTGAGGCTAGCGATTATATTATACGGATTGAAATTAAATATCGATGTCGTCTTCCGCGATGGATTGGGCTTGTTGGCGCGTGATATGCTCGTCATTGCATTTGCAATCGGGCTTATGGTCCTTCTTGCCAAATGGCTGAAGGCGGATAAGAGCATCTCCATGCTGCTTGGAGTCGGGACGGGAGTTTGTGGGGCTGCAGCCATCGCGGCGGTCGCGCCGATCATCAAAGCGAAGGATGAAGACACCGCAATCGGAGTCGGCATCATCGCCATGCTCGGTACCGTGTTTGCCATCGGCTATACAGTATTACGGCCGATAGTGCCGTTGCTCCCGACAGAATACGGTATCTGGTCGGGCATGAGTCTCCACGAATTAGCCCATGTAGCAATTGCTGCAGCTCCCGCTGGGGAAGATGCACTTGCGCTTGCGCTACTTGCGAAACTCGGCAGGGTATTTCTCTTAGTGCCGTTATGCTTCATTTTCATTTATTTCATGAAACGTAAAAGTAAAGGGGAAGAAGAGGGGCAGAACAAAATTGAATTCCCTTGGTTCCTCGTCGGGTTCATTGCGATGAGCTTATTCGGAAGCTATGTGCTAGGCAACTTGATTCCGATATCTGAAAGCGTACTGGCAGGAATCAGCACTGCAACGACATGGCTATTGACAGCCGCCATGGTTGGACTCGGCTTGAACGTGAGCATGAAAGACCTGCGTGAACGCGCGATGAGACCATTAATTGCAGTGACAATCACATCAATCTGCTTGTCTGTTTTGGTGTATTTTATAATTTGAAAATCATGGGCTTAATTGCCGATGGAGAATAAATAGAAAACCAAAAGAAAAAGGGCACTCCCTGACGGAGATGCCCTTTTAGATATAAATTAACCAACTGAGTAGTTCTTATGAGAAACAACGGTGAGGTTGGATGCGACACCAATACGGTCGGCGTCGTCCTCCGAAATTTTAACGATGACTGAGTTTTCGAGAATCTTATGAATTGTTCCGTTCACCTCAAAATCATTGCGAACGAATGAAATCTCCTCATCGATATGACGAGCTGCGACAAAATCTGAAACAGGTTTCTCCCTGCGTGGAAATGCCAAACGAATCACTCCTACTGTTTATTCTCATCATAATCCCCTAATGAAAAACTGCTTAGGTGCATCCTAAGCAATTGAAATCATGATGGAAAACAACTAGTTGAAACCGATCCCTATCAAGTTGTCTATAACTAGTATACCATAAATTGTCGAACTTTGCAGAACTCTGAATCGTTTATGCCCAGCTGCTGCTTGACATTATACCTAGAGGGGTATAGAATCAGAGTTGTAACAAACGATAAAGGAGCTGAAGGTACGTGCATTACGATGATAAAATCGTAAACCGATTAAAAAGGATTGAAGGCCAAATCAAAGGAATTTTACGGATGATTGAAGAAGGAAAAGACTGTAAAGAAGTCGTCACTCAATTGTCAGCTTCCCGTTCAGCGATTGACCGTACGATAGGCGTCATTGTCAGCTCAAATATTATTTCATGCATGCAGAACGTTGATGAAAATAATTCGATGTCTCAAGAGGAGATTGTAAAAGAAGCAGTTAATCTCCTAGTAAAGAGTCGCTAACAGTTGACTCTTTTCTTTTATCGGTTTAATATACCCCTAGGGGTAGTGGTATTTTGAAAAGAAAGGATGATTGAGATTGTCGGAAAAGAAAAAGACGACCATTGTTTTGTTCAGTGGTGACTACGATAAAGCGATGGCTGCCTATATCATTGCGAATGGGGCTGCGGCTTATGACCATGAAGTGACGATTTTCCATACGTTTTGGGGGTTGAATGCACTTCGCAAAGAGGATCACGTTCCAGTGAAGAAAGGGTTTTTGGAAAAAATGTTCGGGAAAATGATGCCGCGTGGCGCAGATAAGATGGGCATTTCAAAAATGAATATGGCTGGAATGGGACCTAAATTGATTAAGCATGTCATGAAAAAGCACAATGCGATGACGCTTCCCCAATTGATTGAGTTGGCGCAGGAACAAGACATTAAACTTGTCGCTTGTACAATGACGATGGATTTATTAGGTCTTGATCAAGCAGAGTTGCTGGAAGGCATCAATTATGCGGGCGTAGCTGCTTATTTGGCTGATGCGCAAGATGGAAATGTGAATTTATTTATTTAAAAAAGGAGGAAATAACAATGAATGAAGTAACAGCAAAAGAAATCGAAGCAAAACTATCCGCGAGACAGCCGCTTACTCTTATAGATGTCCGTGAAGTGGATGAAGTCGCTGAAGGAAAAATTCCTGGTTCCATTAATATCCCCCTTGGATTATTGGAGTTCCGTATGAATGAATTGGATAAAACAAAAGAATACACAATGGTTTGCCGGTCGGGAGGACGTAGCGGACAGGCGACGAACTTCCTTGAAAGTTACGGATACAAAGTAGTTAATATGGCAGGCGGCATGTTGGCTTGGGAAGGCCCGACAGAGGATTTATTTACAAAAAATAATACCCCTGGGGGCAATTTGGAGGGCAGTGCAGTTACACCGATGACAGCTGGAGAAGTCGCAAAGAAAGTGATTAATAAAGAAAAGTTCTTCATTTTGGATGTCCGTAATGAAGATGCGTTTGCGGATTGGAAAATTGAAGGGGAGAACATTCACTATTTGAATAGCCCTTATTTCGATTTACTCGATGGCGTAGAGGAAATCTTCGATCAAATTCCGACTGATAAAGAGGTTGTTGTCGTCTGTGCGAAGGAAGGTTCTTCGATTTTTGTCGCGGAAATGCTTGCTGAGGCAGGTCGTGACGTTCACTACTTGCAAGGCGGCATGAAAGCATGGAGCGAACATCTGGAGCCGGTGAAAGTCGGTGACTTGAAGGATGGCGGCGCGATTTATCAATTCGTCCGGATCGGAAAAGGCTGCCTTTCATATATGATTGTGTCGAACGGAGAAGCGGTCATTGTGGATGCAACAAGAATGACCGATGTCTTCCTTGATTTCGCAAAACAATTAGACGTGAAGATTACGAATGTACTCGATACACATCTGCATGCGGACCATATTTCCGGCGGACGTCAAATTGCGGAAGCTGTGAACGGAACGTACTGGCTGCCTCCGAAAGACGCAACAGAAGTGACGTTTGATTACGAACCGTTGGAAGGCGGCCGTGTGATTACAGTGGGGACATCGAAAATCGATATTCAAGCGCTTTATTCACCGGGTCACACGATTGGCTCCACCTCGTTTATTGTAGACGATGCATATTTACTGTCAGGAGATATTTTATTCATCGACTCGATCGGTCGTCCTGATCTCGCCGGATTGGCGGAAGATTGGGTCGGCGATCTGCGAGATACATTGTATAGCCGTTATCGTGAGTTAGCGGAAGATCTACTCGTACTTCCCGCGCACTTCATGATTATCGAAGAGTTGAATGAAGATGGAAGCGTTTCGGAAAAGTTAGGAACGCTGTTCGCGAATAACCACGGCTTGAATATTGAGGATGAACAGGAATTCCGTCAACTGGTGACAGGAAACTTGCCTCCTCAACCAAATGCGTACCAAGAAATCCGTCAAACGAATATGGGGAAAATCAA
The sequence above is drawn from the Sporosarcina luteola genome and encodes:
- a CDS encoding DUF2187 family protein codes for the protein MIRLAFPRREKPVSDFVAARHIDEEISFVRNDFEVNGTIHKILENSVIVKISEDDADRIGVASNLTVVSHKNYSVG
- a CDS encoding MBL fold metallo-hydrolase, whose product is MTAGEVAKKVINKEKFFILDVRNEDAFADWKIEGENIHYLNSPYFDLLDGVEEIFDQIPTDKEVVVVCAKEGSSIFVAEMLAEAGRDVHYLQGGMKAWSEHLEPVKVGDLKDGGAIYQFVRIGKGCLSYMIVSNGEAVIVDATRMTDVFLDFAKQLDVKITNVLDTHLHADHISGGRQIAEAVNGTYWLPPKDATEVTFDYEPLEGGRVITVGTSKIDIQALYSPGHTIGSTSFIVDDAYLLSGDILFIDSIGRPDLAGLAEDWVGDLRDTLYSRYRELAEDLLVLPAHFMIIEELNEDGSVSEKLGTLFANNHGLNIEDEQEFRQLVTGNLPPQPNAYQEIRQTNMGKINPNEETQREMEIGPNRCAVR
- a CDS encoding DsrE/DsrF/DrsH-like family protein, with the translated sequence MSEKKKTTIVLFSGDYDKAMAAYIIANGAAAYDHEVTIFHTFWGLNALRKEDHVPVKKGFLEKMFGKMMPRGADKMGISKMNMAGMGPKLIKHVMKKHNAMTLPQLIELAQEQDIKLVACTMTMDLLGLDQAELLEGINYAGVAAYLADAQDGNVNLFI
- a CDS encoding LysR family transcriptional regulator; amino-acid sequence: MDQRLQVFVTVAEKESFSRAAEEHHMTQPAVSQYIRQFEEQIGARLLERTNKYVRLNKAGEIVYHHAKEILALYTKMQNLVDDLANKASGPLSIGASYTFGEYVLPRIIATLQQTYPDIQPTVKIGNTATVADLVASHQLDIGIVEGNFNAARLIVEDFAEDAMVIVSSVDHPFANRKESLELTDLEKETWIVREHGSGTREAMDILFEQHGILPTKLMDFSSTQPIKESVEAGLGISLLSHWSIKKELKNGDLRVLDVKGLPHRRQFSIVTNTPFQTKALEVFIDILRTKKLLTTLK
- a CDS encoding YeiH family protein; the protein is MWISGIAFTFFIAFLGFLLAKVPGFNHIGQLASAIIIAVAYRQLFGYPEALRGGITFSSKKLLRLAIILYGLKLNIDVVFRDGLGLLARDMLVIAFAIGLMVLLAKWLKADKSISMLLGVGTGVCGAAAIAAVAPIIKAKDEDTAIGVGIIAMLGTVFAIGYTVLRPIVPLLPTEYGIWSGMSLHELAHVAIAAAPAGEDALALALLAKLGRVFLLVPLCFIFIYFMKRKSKGEEEGQNKIEFPWFLVGFIAMSLFGSYVLGNLIPISESVLAGISTATTWLLTAAMVGLGLNVSMKDLRERAMRPLIAVTITSICLSVLVYFII
- a CDS encoding metal-sensitive transcriptional regulator is translated as MHYDDKIVNRLKRIEGQIKGILRMIEEGKDCKEVVTQLSASRSAIDRTIGVIVSSNIISCMQNVDENNSMSQEEIVKEAVNLLVKSR